GTGATCGCGGCGGGGGTGCCGGTGGTGCCGGGGACGGAGGACGCGCTCTCCGACGCCGCCGAGGCGCGCCGCGTGGCGGCGGAGGTGGGCTACCCGGTGCTGCTCAAGGCGGCGGCCGGCGGGGGCGGGAAGGGGATGCGCATCGTGGCCAGCGCGGACGAGATCGAGCGCGCCTTCGAGGCGGCCGGCAACGAGGCGCAGGCCGCGTTCGGCGACCGCTCGGTGTACATCGAGAAGTTCCTGGAGGGGCCGCGCCACATCGAGATCCAGCTCCTCGCGGACCGCCACGGCAACACGCTGCACCTGGGCGAGCGCGAGTGCTCCATCCAGCGCCGCCACCAGAAGCTGATCGAGGAGGCTCCCAGCGCCGTGCTCACCCCGGAGGAGCGGGCGGCGATGGGCGCCACGGCGGTCGCGGCGGCGCAGGCCGTGAGCTACGAGGGCGCGGGGACGGTGGAGTGCCTGTACCAGAACGGCGAGTTCTACTTCCTGGAGATGAACACGCGCATCCAGGTGGAGCACCCCGTCACCGAGCTGGTGACGGGCATCGACCTGGTGCAGTGGCAGATCCGCATCGCCGCGGGCGAAAAGCTGCCGTTCACGCAGGACGACATCACCTTCGAGGGGCACGCCATCGAGTGCCGCATCACCTCGGAAGATCCCTCGAACTCGTTCCTGCCGTCCACCGGGCGCATCCAGAACCTGCTGATCCCCTCCGGCCCCGGCGTGCGCTGGGACGGCGGCATCACGCCGGGGGTGGAGGTGGGGCTGTTCTACGATCCCATGCTCGCCAAGCTGATCGTGCACGCGCCCACGCGCATCGAGGCGATCGACCGGATGAAGCGAGCCCTGCAGGAGTTGCGCGTGGAGGGCGTGGACACCAGCGTGCCCTTTCACCTGCGGGTGATGGACGAGCCGGACTTCCGCGCCGGCAACCTAACCATCAAGTACCTGGAGAACCACGAAGACCTGCTCACCGCCGAGCCCGACGAGCAGACGGTGCGCATGGCCGCGCTCGCCGCCGCGCTGCTGGAGGAAGAGCGGCGGACGCACCGGGCGATGCCTCGCACGCAACCCGCCACCGCCGGTACCACCGGCGGGAGCGCCTGGCGCGGGAACACGGGCGGCTGGAGAGGGCGTTGAGCGATCGCGGTCGCCGTTCCGGCGGGGGGCAGGGAGGTCGCGGACGGGGGACGGGGCAGGGACCGCGGCGTCCACCGCCCACGGCGACGGTGCGGATCGACTCCATCGCGGCGGGCGGCGAGGGCGTGGGCAGGCTGCCGGACGGCCGCGTGACCTTCGTCCATCGCACCGCGCCCGGCGACCTGGCCGAGGTGGCGCTGGTGGAGCGAAAGGATCGGTGGACGCGCGGGAGGCTGCTGCGCGTCATCGAGCCGTCGCTCGAGCGGCGAGAGGCGCCCTGCGCGTTCTACGAGCGCTGTGGCGGCTGCACGCTGGAGCACATGACGTACGACGCGCAGCTTCGCGCCAAGTCGCGCATCGTCGCGGACGCGCTGACGCGGATCGGCGGGCTGGCCGTGGATGCGCCCGAGGTCGTGCCGTCCCCCAACGAGCACCGCTACCGCAACCGCGTGTCGTTCGCGCTGCGGCGCACGGAGCACGGGCGCGTGCTGGCGGGCTTCCACGCGCTGGGCGACCCGGACGAGATCGTGGACCTGGACGGCGGCTGCCTGCTGTTCGAGGAGCCGATCGCCCGCGTGTGGGACGGCATCCGCCGCAACTGGGGTCCGGACGCGCGGCGCCTGCCCTCCGGACAGCAGCTTCGGCTGACGCTGCGTGCCTCGTCCACCGGGCAGGTGTCGCTCCTCGTCGAGGGCGGATTCGCCCGGGGCCGGCCGAAGGAGTTGATCGACGTGGTCCCCGGTCTGGTCAGCGTCTACCATCGCCCCGGCGAGGCCGTGCCCGACCTGATCGCGGGCGCGCCGGGGCTGCCCGAGACGTGGGGCGACGAGACCGTGGAGCTGAGCGGCGCGGCGTTCCTGCAGGTGAACCGCGCGGCCGCGGCCCTGCTGGAGCAGCACGTGATGTCGGTGATCGGCGATGCGGCGGGGCTGCGCGTGGTGGATGCGTACTGCGGCATCGGGCTGCACGCGCGGCGGCTGGCGCGGGCGGGGGCGAGCGTGACGGGGATCGAGCTGGACCCCGACGCCGTCGCCGAGGCGCGGCGGAGCGCGCCGGACGGGGCCGTGTTCGTCACCGCGCCGGTGGAAGACGTGCTCGCCGACCACCTGCCCGCGGACCTGGTCATCCTGAACCCGCCACGGGCCGGCATCGCGGCGGAGGCGGCGGAAGTGCTCGCGGCCAACCCCGCGGCGCGGATCGTCTACATCTCGTGCAACCCGGCCACGCTGGCGCGCGACCTGAAGCGCATGGGCGAGGCGTACTCGCTCGAAAGCATCCGCTCGTTCGACCTGTTCCCGCAGACCGCGCACGTGGAAACCGTGGTCAGCCTGACGCACAACCGAGCCTGACATGCGCTATTTCGTAACGATCGCCGGACGCGAGGTGGAAGTGGATCTGACCGGCGCGACCCCCGTGGTGGACGGGACGCCCGTAGAGGCCCAGCTCTCCACGCTTCCGGGCACCCGAACCCGCCACCTGCTGGCCGGCGGCCGCTCCTATCCGTTCGCCGTGCAGGCGGGGGACCGAAAGGGGCGCTGGATCCTGGCGACCGGCGCCGAGCGCTTTACGGCCGATGCCGTGGACGAGCGCACCCGCGCCATCCGCGAGATGACGGGAACGGTGGACGACGTCGCGGACAAGACCATCGTCGCGCCGATGCCGGGGCTAGTGCTGAAGATCGAGGTGGCCGTGGGCGACGCGGTGCGCGCGGGGCAGGGCGTCGTAGTGGTGGAGGCGATGAAGATGGAGAACGAGCTCAAGGCGCCGGCGGACGGCGTCGTGGCCAGCATCGCCGTGCAGCCGGGGCAGACGGTGGACAAGGGCGCCACGCTGATCACCCTCGAGTAGCCACCCCGGGGAAGGTTCGAGGCTGGCCACGGCTTGACGGTCGACGGTCGACGGTCGATGCTCGCCCGGCCTCGCTGGGGCGGATGAATCCGCGGCAACGAACACACGAAGTCCGCCTGCGCGGACTGGCTTGCTGGCGTGTGGGATGCGAGTCCTGATGCGCGTCCGGTGACGTGTAGCCTCGCGCGGTGTGCGAGGCTTTCCGATTTTGTGCGGCGGCTTCAGCGGCTGCCGCGGGGGGTGACACATCTGAGGACGACGGGGCGAGTCAAGGCGCGTCAGCCGGTTCACACCTCAGCACTGGAGAGGGCATGTACAGGCGGATCGACGATTTCGTGAAGGACTGGGAGCACGACGCGCAGACCACCCTAAAGGTGCTTCGGGCGCTGACGGACGAGTCGCTGGCGCAGCGCATCGTGCCGGAGGGGCGCACGCTGGGGCGGCTGGCGTGGCACGTGACCGAAACGCTCCCCGAGATGATGGAGCACGCCGGACTGCACGGCGTCACCGGGCCCGTTCCGCTGTCGGAAACG
This genomic stretch from Longimicrobium sp. harbors:
- a CDS encoding ATP-grasp domain-containing protein, which translates into the protein VIAAGVPVVPGTEDALSDAAEARRVAAEVGYPVLLKAAAGGGGKGMRIVASADEIERAFEAAGNEAQAAFGDRSVYIEKFLEGPRHIEIQLLADRHGNTLHLGERECSIQRRHQKLIEEAPSAVLTPEERAAMGATAVAAAQAVSYEGAGTVECLYQNGEFYFLEMNTRIQVEHPVTELVTGIDLVQWQIRIAAGEKLPFTQDDITFEGHAIECRITSEDPSNSFLPSTGRIQNLLIPSGPGVRWDGGITPGVEVGLFYDPMLAKLIVHAPTRIEAIDRMKRALQELRVEGVDTSVPFHLRVMDEPDFRAGNLTIKYLENHEDLLTAEPDEQTVRMAALAAALLEEERRTHRAMPRTQPATAGTTGGSAWRGNTGGWRGR
- a CDS encoding class I SAM-dependent RNA methyltransferase — encoded protein: MRIDSIAAGGEGVGRLPDGRVTFVHRTAPGDLAEVALVERKDRWTRGRLLRVIEPSLERREAPCAFYERCGGCTLEHMTYDAQLRAKSRIVADALTRIGGLAVDAPEVVPSPNEHRYRNRVSFALRRTEHGRVLAGFHALGDPDEIVDLDGGCLLFEEPIARVWDGIRRNWGPDARRLPSGQQLRLTLRASSTGQVSLLVEGGFARGRPKELIDVVPGLVSVYHRPGEAVPDLIAGAPGLPETWGDETVELSGAAFLQVNRAAAALLEQHVMSVIGDAAGLRVVDAYCGIGLHARRLARAGASVTGIELDPDAVAEARRSAPDGAVFVTAPVEDVLADHLPADLVILNPPRAGIAAEAAEVLAANPAARIVYISCNPATLARDLKRMGEAYSLESIRSFDLFPQTAHVETVVSLTHNRA
- a CDS encoding biotin/lipoyl-containing protein — protein: MRYFVTIAGREVEVDLTGATPVVDGTPVEAQLSTLPGTRTRHLLAGGRSYPFAVQAGDRKGRWILATGAERFTADAVDERTRAIREMTGTVDDVADKTIVAPMPGLVLKIEVAVGDAVRAGQGVVVVEAMKMENELKAPADGVVASIAVQPGQTVDKGATLITLE